Genomic DNA from Hirundo rustica isolate bHirRus1 chromosome 21, bHirRus1.pri.v3, whole genome shotgun sequence:
TGCGTGGGGCAGAGCCCCGTGCTCCCGCGCCGTCCGCTCCTGTCAGTGGGTGATGGGGGGTGTTGCGGggccccttcccagcagctggtcCCCAGCTCCTCCGTGGGGTGCGGACAGGTCTGCCTGCTCCGTCTGTCCGGTCACCCAACAGCAGGCGTGGGGTTATCGGGGCACGAGGCAGCCGCGTGCCCCATTGGCTTTCATCGTGACTGGCACATGAAACAGCCACTGGGGAAAgttttttccctctatttttGGTCTGGGCACTTTTCTAATTATATtcggggctgcaggggctggtgctgggggaGCGCAAGCCCTTGGACACTGATCAATGCCACCCAGGGGTCACTGGTTGCTGCCGGCTGCCAGGGCAACACAGCcgcagccccagctcagccctgacactgcagcccccacagcccctcgTGGCACCCACCGGGGCTTGGGTGCAGGGATGGACACCCCACACTGAcaccccagctcctggcatATCCCGGCCAGAGCAGAAAGGAGGGAGGCAGCACCTGAGAATGGAGATTTAATGGCCCAAGATGCCCTCCTGGCCATCTAGAAGAGCTAGACTCGCGCCTGAGGGATGCTATccttgggacagggacagtAACAGGCCCATGGGGCGACTGTGGGGCCAGGGCCGCTGCAGGGGTGGCCCTAGCAGGCAGAGCAGCGGTCacccttctcctgcagcccagagtTGCGGCGCAGCATGTCCTTGAGGGAACCGTCCTGCTCTGTCAGCAGCTGGTTGATCTCGTTCTGCTTGTACTCGGAGGAATGCTTGTGCCCGTAGAAGGAGCTCTTCCCCGATGAGGGGTTGGAGTGGTGCTGGCTTCGGCGGGCACAGGCCCGCACCACCAGGTAGACCAGCTCTGCCATGTTGAGGATGATGCAGACGCTGGAGGTGACCAGCATGAAGACGGTGAAGATGGTCTTCTCGGTGGGCCGGGAGATGAAGCAGTCGACGGTGTTGGGGCAGGGGTAAGCCTCGCACTTCACCAGCCGCATCATCTGGTAGCCCGGGTAGAGCATGTAGAAGATGTACATGAACACGGCCTCGAAGAGCAGCCTGAAGACCACGCTGCAGACGTATGTCCACCACAGAGAACCCGCTATTCTCATCTTGTGCTTCTTGACCTCTTCCATGTGCTTGGGATCCGCGTGCCCCGTGAGCACCAGCAGCTTcttctcctggtgctgctggtagGCCACGTGCATGGCCACGAGAAGGGCCGGTGTGGTGACGAGGATGAGCTGCAGGGCCCACAGACGGATGTGGGAGATGGGGAAGAAGTGGTCATAGCAGACGCTGttgcagccaggctgctgggtGTTGCAGGTGAAGGCAGATTTCTCATCCCCCCAGACGCTCTCGGCTGCCACCACTAACACCATTATCCGGAAGATGAAGATGACGGAGAGCCAGATGCGCCCGATGGCGGTGGAGTGGCGGTTCACCCCGCTCAGCACCGTGTAGAGGCCGGCCCAATTCATCGCTTCTCACGTCTGCAGGAGAGAGCGGTGAGAGATGGTGTTAGGAGcaggagggacccctggctgagagccagcagctcctggctccagtGGCAACAGCCCCAGAAGGGTCCTGGGAGCAACTGGGTGGCAGCCCTGGCGGCTGGAGAGCAGGATGGACAGACAGGAGGATGGACAGACAGGAGGATGGACAGACAGGAGGATGGCAGCATGGCTCCCGCTCCTGACACGGCTCGAGGGAGCATTTTGGCCAGAGCGGGCAGGAGACTTGTTGCCCCATCAGCAGCAGATGCTCCAGTCCTGCCCCACACTGGCACAGGGATCCTAACCCACAGCTGCCATAGAGAAAGGGGGCGAAGCTCCCACAACTGTGCAGGGACCCCCAGTAGCCAGTGCCGAGCTCTTTGGCTACCAGTAGTCCCCAGGAGCTTCATGGGCTCCAGTGCCTCCCTTTGTCCGCCCATtatctgcaggagcagggccagggagccTTGAGCTGGGGGCTCCCCCCGTGAGCCCTGCGCTGCCACCCTCCCAGAGCCATCCATGCTCGGGGAACACCGGGCGACCCCCTGGCTCCCAAGCGCAGACCCCCGCCCCACCAGAGCCACCCACCGGCACTGagcagccccgggagctgctTCGCACTCCCGCACGGGTCTGGGAGACTGGGACCAGCCACCCCCAGTGTGGAGGATCCTGGCGACGCGT
This window encodes:
- the GJB1 gene encoding gap junction beta-1 protein, which codes for MNWAGLYTVLSGVNRHSTAIGRIWLSVIFIFRIMVLVVAAESVWGDEKSAFTCNTQQPGCNSVCYDHFFPISHIRLWALQLILVTTPALLVAMHVAYQQHQEKKLLVLTGHADPKHMEEVKKHKMRIAGSLWWTYVCSVVFRLLFEAVFMYIFYMLYPGYQMMRLVKCEAYPCPNTVDCFISRPTEKTIFTVFMLVTSSVCIILNMAELVYLVVRACARRSQHHSNPSSGKSSFYGHKHSSEYKQNEINQLLTEQDGSLKDMLRRNSGLQEKGDRCSAC